A genome region from Myroides fluvii includes the following:
- a CDS encoding type VI secretion system Vgr family protein — protein MINKILSAEKELNQTNLTENFSSLHPAQSRTISNANVTTPDLHLGVNPLVDVKIVIEGVECKGFNSFHLQQSIQDHHAFVLSLPHHALGERENYQMAQTQELLGKRILARVTYKYGKKEPDRNFIGIITEVSFEQTQGNHGDIILKGYSPTILLDKAPHIQSFGGCESTSLQAIVNQLLNEGYTQNGKYNYFIQSNQQAILSYSCQYNETAYNYLTRIAEAYGAQFFYDGEVLYFGDIPKTETTLSLVYGRDIEQIKVSMSAQHVNREFYGYNSLDNEHLTATGDTTLEVKGTLAKRAYELSQRVFTCPSVQAAPIKATTNQDITQAQKGLIGRVGMSVFTISGTTTNPFLYPGCLVELSMFNALERENHFFTKLMITSISHEIDALGAYKGHFEAVDADTGYIPRGNYQKPIVEQQLATVISNQDPQNKGRVQVQFDWQNVDLKTAFIRVMSPDAGSSTNVDTNRGFVGIPEVGDQVLVGFINQNPDRPFVMGGVFHGQIGAGGGTENSTKSWSTKSGHIIELNDQGGIQIIDKKKNTIQLDGEGVITINSLKAIVLKTGKSSLSLDKSGKISIQGEELNLQGEEIFHVAKDKLKAVSGSASLTLDAGDNEATLSSKSTSIKGTSVVKVNGGIDAKVTAGGTASIEGAIVKLN, from the coding sequence ATGATAAATAAAATCTTATCTGCTGAAAAGGAGCTAAATCAAACCAATTTGACAGAAAATTTTAGCTCATTACATCCTGCCCAATCTAGAACAATAAGCAATGCAAATGTAACTACGCCAGATTTACATCTTGGAGTAAATCCTTTAGTGGATGTGAAAATTGTAATCGAAGGTGTTGAATGTAAGGGATTTAATTCGTTTCATTTACAACAAAGTATTCAAGATCATCATGCGTTTGTATTATCGTTACCTCATCATGCCCTAGGAGAGCGAGAAAATTACCAAATGGCGCAAACACAAGAGCTATTGGGGAAACGCATTTTGGCGCGAGTAACTTATAAATACGGAAAAAAGGAACCAGACCGCAATTTTATAGGGATCATTACCGAGGTTAGTTTTGAACAAACACAAGGAAATCACGGTGATATTATTCTGAAAGGGTATAGCCCAACGATATTGTTGGATAAAGCTCCACATATTCAAAGTTTTGGTGGATGCGAATCCACCTCGTTACAAGCGATTGTCAATCAATTATTGAATGAAGGGTATACACAAAATGGAAAGTACAATTACTTCATTCAATCCAATCAACAAGCTATATTATCTTATAGTTGCCAGTACAACGAAACCGCATATAATTATTTGACGCGTATTGCAGAAGCCTATGGAGCGCAATTTTTCTATGATGGAGAGGTATTGTATTTTGGAGATATTCCCAAGACAGAAACGACTTTGTCTTTGGTTTATGGTCGAGATATTGAACAAATTAAAGTAAGCATGTCTGCGCAACATGTTAATCGCGAATTTTACGGTTATAATAGCCTAGACAATGAGCATTTAACAGCTACGGGCGACACGACACTTGAGGTGAAAGGAACTTTAGCAAAACGAGCATATGAACTATCACAACGCGTTTTTACCTGTCCTTCTGTCCAAGCAGCACCCATCAAAGCAACTACAAATCAGGATATAACACAAGCTCAGAAAGGATTGATCGGGCGTGTTGGCATGAGTGTTTTTACTATTTCAGGAACAACAACGAATCCTTTTTTGTACCCAGGTTGTTTAGTAGAGCTCAGTATGTTTAACGCATTGGAGCGAGAAAATCATTTTTTTACGAAGTTAATGATAACTAGTATTTCACACGAAATAGATGCGCTAGGGGCGTACAAAGGGCATTTCGAAGCGGTCGATGCCGATACGGGTTATATTCCGCGTGGAAATTATCAAAAGCCCATTGTAGAACAACAATTGGCTACTGTAATAAGTAATCAGGATCCCCAAAATAAAGGTCGAGTACAAGTGCAATTCGATTGGCAAAATGTCGATCTGAAAACTGCTTTTATTCGCGTTATGTCACCCGATGCAGGAAGTAGTACAAACGTCGATACTAATCGGGGTTTTGTGGGAATTCCAGAAGTAGGAGATCAGGTTTTAGTTGGCTTTATCAACCAAAATCCCGATCGACCTTTTGTTATGGGAGGAGTCTTTCACGGACAAATAGGTGCAGGGGGAGGAACAGAGAATAGCACAAAAAGCTGGAGTACTAAAAGTGGTCATATTATCGAACTCAATGATCAAGGAGGAATTCAAATTATAGATAAGAAAAAGAATACAATTCAGCTAGACGGAGAGGGAGTAATTACCATAAATAGTTTAAAGGCAATTGTATTGAAAACGGGAAAATCAAGTTTGTCACTTGATAAAAGCGGAAAAATATCCATACAAGGAGAGGAACTTAATCTACAAGGAGAAGAGATTTTCCATGTTGCTAAAGATAAATTGAAAGCAGTAAGTGGAAGCGCAAGTTTAACTTTAGATGCAGGAGATAATGAAGCTACACTAAGTTCTAAATCTACCTCGATCAAAGGAACAAGTGTCGTGAAAGTCAATGGAGGCATAGATGCCAAAGTAACAGCAGGTGGAACTGCTTCTATTGAAGGAGCTATTGTTAAATTAAATTGA
- a CDS encoding DUF5458 family protein has product MAKLKQELQAVESQNQSQVKNSESVGFALEKLGGFGFVESVVDGMANMNPERKARRQIFLTDSSKKEERKDLLKNIKLWLELLESEESPEQLIERCKQKSSQAIISLKSNLKQALNQCRELEVNYRTLAQFYKNTELDKVDNVHVINASMEQITDLDNPVFINYIAEEFKLYYDRLDLRDNYSLLSIPGYMRSNMIIDKWAKICNENKVMLLTDFANLDKPDDVVDLFHSANLTSADVHKSNVIMTCNWLVGRGRAVEVGEEEDVFIAPSTSLTGKIHKTLMSQVAAGKKHGGINEVEAVKFELKKSEISQLEKMGLVPMVNEYGKIMAFSAKTLFDGENIGLQTYSVVRVFDYVTKVLLDFLNRRAFENWSAKNEDDLRQQIVVFLDGIKGADKLIEKFKIVRFEQDKHQKDRVWLDIRLTPYFPAKSFVIKLDGHKGDDGNDWEAEYIQE; this is encoded by the coding sequence ATGGCAAAATTAAAGCAAGAATTACAAGCTGTTGAAAGTCAAAATCAATCGCAAGTTAAAAACTCGGAGTCCGTTGGATTCGCATTAGAGAAATTAGGAGGATTTGGATTTGTTGAATCTGTCGTAGATGGCATGGCAAATATGAATCCTGAACGCAAAGCTCGTCGGCAGATTTTTCTTACAGATTCAAGTAAAAAAGAGGAACGTAAAGACCTATTAAAAAATATTAAACTTTGGCTCGAGCTGCTTGAATCAGAGGAATCTCCAGAGCAACTTATTGAACGATGTAAACAAAAATCGAGTCAAGCCATCATTAGCCTGAAAAGCAATTTGAAACAGGCCTTGAATCAATGTCGTGAACTAGAAGTTAATTATAGAACACTTGCGCAATTTTACAAGAATACGGAACTAGATAAAGTGGATAATGTTCATGTTATCAATGCCTCGATGGAACAAATCACAGATTTAGATAATCCGGTGTTCATTAATTATATAGCCGAAGAATTTAAATTGTATTATGATCGGTTGGATTTGCGAGACAATTATTCTTTGTTGTCTATTCCTGGATATATGAGATCCAATATGATAATTGATAAATGGGCTAAAATTTGCAACGAGAATAAAGTAATGCTTTTGACCGATTTTGCGAATTTAGATAAACCAGATGATGTTGTTGACTTGTTTCATTCCGCTAATTTAACGAGCGCTGATGTACATAAAAGCAATGTGATTATGACTTGTAATTGGTTAGTTGGTCGTGGTCGTGCAGTTGAGGTTGGAGAAGAAGAGGATGTGTTTATCGCACCTTCTACTTCTTTAACAGGCAAAATTCACAAAACATTGATGTCTCAAGTTGCTGCAGGAAAAAAACACGGGGGAATTAACGAGGTAGAGGCGGTCAAATTTGAATTGAAAAAAAGCGAGATTTCTCAACTCGAAAAGATGGGGCTTGTGCCCATGGTAAATGAATACGGGAAAATTATGGCCTTTTCTGCGAAAACGCTGTTTGATGGTGAGAATATTGGACTTCAAACGTATTCGGTTGTTCGCGTATTTGACTATGTTACTAAGGTATTATTAGATTTCTTAAACCGCAGGGCCTTTGAGAATTGGAGTGCCAAAAATGAAGATGATTTGCGTCAGCAAATTGTTGTTTTCCTAGATGGAATTAAAGGCGCAGATAAGTTGATAGAAAAATTTAAAATTGTTCGTTTTGAGCAAGATAAGCACCAAAAAGATCGAGTATGGCTGGATATTCGTTTGACACCTTATTTTCCCGCTAAGAGTTTTGTAATTAAACTTGATGGTCATAAAGGAGATGATGGAAATGATTGGGAAGCTGAATATATACAAGAATAA
- a CDS encoding DUF6531 domain-containing protein — protein sequence MIINTISEGLNFYSTLTGFAGQASSDIMLPLLKMGNFTKGSACLPVAKQLDPVINLVDIHMIVIPPSPAPIPMLHPFIGFSLRPKDFLALAAMSVNIAVMNAISAVITQQVMDGDISLVDGIVMNGVADFIESQVRIFIGNLGASVKMGTVLPRAIAGTSIRCLNHIPIGGGFHPIADNTITKNTGHSWLGSMFVLADGSPLVGACAHLQNVCSDLGMTSIHDAGSSPDPEKGIKAKLYMPTGMIIPIPLTRMVLTNPVPSAVNPLQVPKMLFRAGLNKLKANRIKQVKINAETGRPCSNTSRALNRVNKKLFDYDLTRGLYNKIDKKMKTYVGHPVDVAGGDLFTDSKDFDFAGIIPLSFERVWYSDSDYQGPLGYGWHHNYDMALFVDVAQRRAQARLGDGRLINFDRIPTEEFPTPRYHRSEQLWLCYHVDGFYYLRNQKEELYFFDTTPLHPKHKGFPLSSIQNRNGFAIRFNYDNNGYLKEITDSVHRVFSIVNDKLGRIIQIWVDPPEEGMQKVCIARYVYNEQGDLVEHYDEIHQPLRMMYENHLLVMETWRNGQRWFFNYDGNKTGAKCIETWGDDRIQYVKLTYYDGETHTCDGEGNRVIYKHLNQVVYETIDGNGAVWKKGYNKYGELERSMDPLGNVQNLLRDTFGNISQVIEPDGQFTQFRYLDEEYPYLPTEIIDSRGGKWSNKYTAEGKLREKCTPLGVKTKFTYNEDGLLSSITDGLGALTTLEYDKQYNKSCVTELRNKQTHYHYDLWNRCIGMTNAWGLQQRIVLDGLGRTLLINDFDGNTIEFKYDALDNVIHYQDHHRSICFTYKGMHKLVSRKEEGKTMYYRYDSNERLCRITNEEGQHFDFDLDAAGNVVQETGFDGVVKKYKRNAAGWITAVQRPANRWTKYEYNEMGQVIQVDYSDDQRESYTYEAGLLRQAVNSSGILSFRYDAQGKLVEENFEGQKVERTYDDFGRCMSLKSSLGADFEFQYDACSNVTESQYNDWKVMHAYDSLGKECVRTYTGGMQQTWKFDKVGRLQTQRTNKQEISGISISQFYRDYVWNTGALLLEITEQGHKKTGFQRDKRGFLQGVIYDGGELEERGVDASGNLYRQLNCKDSVYVKNRLQETNTAQYKYDKEGFLIEKEEKYTGKKWKYEWNGAGMLSQVLLPDGHKVGFAYDALGRRVRKYYKNAITHYVWREDVVLHEYKTFDARETTAEDMITWVFEEDSFIPMAKLKGDARYSLVTDHLGTPIRAYTAQGDKVWERELDSCGNTRWIVGEDGFCNFLYQGQLYDKETGLAYNRFRYYDPEVGNYIAQDPIGLAGNNPTLYGYVSDPTKELDVFGLSKSSSYGWKSTAERLNYRPHHKQQFKQVDTRFLPGV from the coding sequence ATGATTATTAATACAATAAGTGAGGGACTAAATTTCTATTCAACCCTAACAGGTTTTGCAGGACAAGCTAGTTCAGATATAATGCTCCCGTTGTTGAAAATGGGGAATTTCACGAAGGGAAGTGCTTGTTTACCAGTGGCAAAGCAATTAGATCCCGTTATTAATTTAGTGGATATTCACATGATTGTGATTCCTCCGTCTCCTGCCCCTATACCAATGCTACATCCATTTATTGGATTCTCATTGCGTCCTAAAGATTTTCTTGCTTTAGCCGCTATGAGTGTGAATATAGCCGTAATGAATGCTATCTCGGCAGTGATTACACAGCAAGTGATGGATGGCGATATTTCACTAGTAGATGGAATCGTGATGAATGGAGTTGCCGATTTTATCGAGAGTCAAGTGCGTATTTTTATCGGAAATTTAGGAGCATCAGTAAAAATGGGTACAGTTTTGCCTCGTGCTATTGCAGGAACGAGTATTCGATGTCTAAATCACATACCCATTGGGGGAGGTTTTCATCCTATAGCCGATAATACGATCACCAAAAATACGGGTCACTCATGGCTAGGTAGTATGTTTGTCTTGGCTGATGGATCACCACTAGTTGGCGCTTGTGCTCATTTACAAAATGTGTGTTCTGATCTAGGGATGACCTCCATCCACGATGCAGGATCTTCTCCTGATCCAGAAAAGGGAATAAAAGCAAAACTCTATATGCCGACAGGAATGATTATACCTATTCCGTTGACGCGAATGGTTCTTACAAATCCTGTTCCATCAGCTGTGAACCCGCTGCAAGTTCCTAAAATGCTTTTTCGAGCAGGATTGAATAAATTAAAAGCGAATCGGATAAAGCAAGTTAAGATAAATGCTGAAACTGGTAGGCCTTGTAGTAATACATCGAGGGCTTTAAATCGAGTGAATAAAAAACTTTTTGATTACGATTTAACTCGAGGGCTGTACAATAAAATTGATAAAAAAATGAAAACCTACGTCGGTCATCCCGTGGATGTAGCTGGGGGTGATCTTTTTACAGATAGCAAGGATTTTGATTTTGCTGGGATTATACCACTATCTTTTGAGCGTGTATGGTATAGCGATAGTGATTACCAAGGACCATTGGGATATGGTTGGCACCATAACTATGATATGGCCTTGTTTGTTGATGTAGCTCAGCGAAGAGCTCAAGCGCGTTTAGGAGATGGTCGTTTAATTAATTTTGACCGCATTCCAACGGAAGAATTTCCTACACCTCGCTACCATCGTTCGGAACAGCTGTGGTTGTGTTATCATGTAGACGGTTTTTATTACCTCAGAAATCAAAAGGAAGAATTGTATTTTTTTGATACCACGCCATTGCATCCTAAACACAAAGGATTTCCATTATCGTCTATTCAAAATCGCAATGGTTTTGCTATTCGATTTAATTATGATAACAATGGATATTTAAAGGAAATTACAGATTCCGTTCATCGGGTTTTCTCTATTGTGAATGACAAGTTAGGCCGTATTATCCAAATTTGGGTAGATCCTCCTGAAGAAGGAATGCAAAAAGTTTGTATTGCAAGGTACGTCTACAATGAGCAAGGAGATTTAGTGGAACATTATGATGAAATTCATCAACCGTTGCGAATGATGTATGAAAATCATTTGCTTGTAATGGAAACGTGGCGAAATGGGCAACGTTGGTTTTTTAACTATGATGGTAATAAAACGGGGGCAAAGTGCATCGAAACTTGGGGAGATGATCGAATACAATATGTTAAGTTAACCTATTATGATGGTGAGACGCATACATGTGATGGTGAAGGAAATAGAGTTATCTATAAACACCTTAATCAGGTGGTGTATGAAACTATTGACGGTAATGGTGCCGTATGGAAAAAAGGGTACAATAAATATGGTGAACTTGAACGCAGTATGGATCCTTTGGGAAATGTACAGAACTTGTTAAGAGATACTTTCGGCAATATTAGTCAAGTGATAGAACCAGACGGACAATTTACTCAATTTAGATACCTCGATGAAGAATATCCTTATTTACCAACGGAAATTATTGATTCCCGCGGTGGGAAATGGAGCAATAAGTATACAGCGGAGGGTAAACTTCGAGAAAAGTGCACCCCGCTTGGTGTAAAGACGAAGTTTACCTATAATGAGGACGGACTTTTATCAAGTATTACGGATGGACTAGGTGCTTTGACAACATTAGAATATGACAAGCAGTACAACAAATCATGTGTAACTGAGTTGAGGAATAAACAAACGCATTATCATTATGATCTGTGGAATCGCTGTATAGGAATGACAAATGCTTGGGGCTTACAACAACGCATCGTACTGGATGGATTAGGGCGTACTTTGTTGATTAATGATTTTGACGGCAACACGATCGAATTTAAGTACGATGCCTTGGATAATGTGATTCATTATCAAGATCATCACCGTAGTATTTGTTTTACCTATAAAGGGATGCATAAATTAGTCAGTCGTAAAGAAGAGGGAAAGACGATGTACTATAGGTATGATTCGAATGAGCGACTTTGTCGTATTACAAATGAAGAAGGCCAACATTTTGATTTTGATTTAGATGCGGCGGGTAATGTTGTACAAGAAACGGGGTTTGATGGTGTGGTAAAGAAATATAAGCGCAATGCTGCAGGGTGGATTACAGCTGTTCAACGTCCTGCTAATCGATGGACAAAGTATGAATACAATGAAATGGGACAGGTGATTCAGGTTGATTATAGTGATGATCAACGTGAAAGCTATACGTATGAGGCTGGATTGTTGCGTCAAGCTGTGAATAGTAGTGGAATCCTTAGTTTTCGATATGATGCACAAGGGAAGCTTGTGGAAGAAAATTTTGAAGGTCAAAAAGTAGAACGTACTTACGATGATTTTGGTCGTTGTATGAGCTTAAAAAGTAGCTTAGGTGCTGATTTTGAGTTTCAGTATGATGCGTGTAGTAATGTGACAGAAAGCCAGTATAACGATTGGAAGGTTATGCATGCGTATGATTCTTTGGGTAAGGAGTGTGTGAGAACTTATACAGGAGGGATGCAACAGACGTGGAAGTTTGATAAAGTAGGTAGATTACAAACGCAGCGTACTAATAAACAAGAGATTTCAGGTATTAGTATTTCTCAGTTTTATCGCGATTACGTTTGGAATACAGGAGCATTATTGCTTGAGATTACAGAGCAAGGGCATAAAAAGACAGGGTTTCAACGCGATAAAAGAGGGTTCTTACAAGGTGTAATTTACGATGGAGGAGAATTAGAAGAGCGAGGAGTAGATGCAAGTGGAAATTTGTATCGACAATTAAATTGTAAAGATAGCGTGTATGTTAAGAATCGTCTGCAAGAAACGAATACGGCCCAATACAAATACGATAAAGAAGGTTTTTTGATAGAAAAAGAAGAAAAATACACAGGTAAAAAGTGGAAGTATGAGTGGAATGGTGCGGGTATGTTAAGCCAAGTGTTGCTTCCTGATGGGCATAAAGTTGGTTTTGCATACGATGCTTTGGGACGTCGTGTACGAAAGTATTATAAGAATGCTATTACGCATTATGTATGGCGAGAAGATGTTGTCTTACACGAGTATAAAACCTTTGATGCCAGAGAGACAACGGCTGAAGATATGATTACCTGGGTGTTTGAAGAAGATAGTTTTATCCCTATGGCTAAGCTCAAAGGTGATGCGCGCTATAGTTTGGTAACGGATCATTTGGGCACCCCTATTCGAGCCTATACTGCTCAAGGAGATAAGGTTTGGGAACGAGAGCTAGATAGTTGTGGCAATACTCGATGGATAGTAGGTGAAGATGGATTTTGTAATTTCTTGTATCAAGGCCAGTTATATGACAAGGAAACTGGTTTGGCCTATAACCGCTTCCGCTATTATGATCCCGAGGTAGGAAACTACATTGCACAAGACCCTATTGGTTTAGCAGGGAATAATCCTACATTATATGGTTACGTAAGTGACCCTACAAAAGAATTGGACGTGTTTGGATTGAGCAAAAGTTCCAGTTATGGATGGAAGAGTACCGCTGAGCGCTTGAATTATAGACCAC
- a CDS encoding TssN family type VI secretion system protein produces the protein MQIEYIKAFFVTHLLLPTLLLCFVLPLALLKQKMPFIKVKEVVCYVLINGIVLALPGLLGFSGNTFSPYWYLIASILYFLFGLIHLNQIRKRFQGQDVPKGLAKAFEACLTVCNLLLGVYLFVYVFDWLSPFKGYAYTAATSSIFYTIPLLFYYSYVEFLQIPFSIYKTWSYDVNKQVGDFNGVDLTRLMIVTVELTKNVNDGNQFQIKAKTLTNGVTFGDWFQKVLDDYNFKHGTNTIELNDEEGIHYNWIFYTKRSLFHFRSYLDFDLDISQNRLRENDVISCKRVVENKRKINELL, from the coding sequence ATGCAGATTGAATATATCAAAGCTTTTTTCGTTACTCATTTACTTCTTCCAACCCTGCTTTTATGTTTTGTTTTGCCTCTGGCTTTACTGAAACAGAAAATGCCTTTTATTAAGGTCAAGGAAGTAGTATGCTATGTATTAATCAATGGAATCGTACTCGCTTTGCCTGGATTGCTCGGTTTCTCAGGCAATACCTTTAGCCCCTATTGGTATTTGATTGCAAGTATACTTTATTTTTTATTCGGATTGATACACCTGAATCAGATACGAAAGCGATTCCAAGGACAAGATGTCCCCAAGGGACTGGCTAAAGCATTTGAGGCCTGTCTTACTGTATGTAATTTGTTGCTGGGCGTCTATTTGTTTGTTTATGTTTTCGATTGGTTAAGCCCTTTTAAAGGCTATGCTTATACCGCTGCAACCTCAAGTATATTCTATACGATTCCACTGTTATTCTATTATTCCTATGTTGAATTTTTACAAATTCCCTTCAGTATTTATAAAACATGGAGCTATGATGTCAATAAACAAGTCGGTGATTTTAACGGTGTTGACTTGACTCGTTTAATGATTGTTACTGTTGAGCTAACAAAGAATGTCAACGACGGAAATCAGTTTCAAATTAAAGCTAAGACACTAACAAATGGAGTCACTTTTGGGGATTGGTTTCAGAAAGTATTAGACGATTACAATTTCAAACATGGAACCAATACGATCGAATTAAACGATGAGGAAGGCATACACTACAATTGGATATTTTACACTAAACGCTCCTTATTCCATTTTCGCAGTTACTTGGATTTCGATTTAGATATTTCGCAGAATAGGCTAAGAGAAAATGATGTTATTAGCTGTAAGAGAGTTGTTGAAAATAAACGTAAAATAAATGAATTACTATGA
- a CDS encoding type VI secretion system baseplate subunit TssF has protein sequence MKNIRNNYAKETIKSRIIQNATKLWGVNNPNALDPFVTLLIDAFSTEIFKVNNDIEQIKGSILEKIARLLTPSIYTYSRPAHAIAVIEPEEAQQVLFDHQEFFIKKVFTSNVKTTSDLKLDIPFTAIDTIDLIKAKVNYSISGDTLWEYDVFHNRTPIAKLRQAGAANQLFLALDFSDFELENMPESICLYCDNPTYDHLEFVYRLLPFTTITAKENLLHIAEGRTYASQKYQIGHNAAFDGYSMERRVQENIKTFYAAKFIEVSGFKRKIEKLELGTLPYEVAFSAEDEPLEIRLKNKRLFWLKLDFPPQYSQEIIAGFSFHLNAFPVYNRGWKSSESNLDIMENTIPLVTKVGEEFLYTQQVMDSHARVYNEIPFSEHNSLKQGLYTVRKGGMERFSERNAIDMISYVIELTRDEVSAFGILERDKVIEALQKMVQQMQTLDQKVKTVNANVASDVHYVIAEPMDETDAIKASYWITHCALANNIRKGTQLTQQDKVYTNVNRHIVLLSTSQGGEREKEGTDAIQAYKYALTTRDKIISKEDIRNYCKLVLQEHCKEVRISKGIQVSDKPKEGFSRTVNIEIVVDNYETLSSHNWIDYARNFKRQLSNKSIDGIDYIVQFRGQDLNEDE, from the coding sequence ATGAAGAACATACGAAACAATTATGCTAAAGAGACGATAAAATCAAGAATAATACAAAATGCAACTAAGCTTTGGGGAGTGAATAATCCCAATGCTTTGGATCCATTTGTCACCTTGTTAATCGACGCTTTTAGCACAGAAATTTTTAAAGTAAATAACGATATAGAGCAAATAAAAGGAAGCATCTTAGAAAAGATTGCTCGTTTATTAACACCGAGTATTTATACCTATTCTAGGCCTGCTCATGCCATTGCAGTTATTGAACCCGAAGAGGCCCAACAAGTGCTCTTTGATCATCAAGAATTTTTTATTAAAAAAGTATTTACTTCAAACGTAAAAACTACTTCAGATCTCAAATTGGATATCCCTTTTACGGCTATCGATACTATTGACCTCATTAAAGCAAAAGTTAACTATAGCATTAGTGGGGATACGCTGTGGGAATATGATGTTTTTCACAATCGTACACCAATAGCTAAGTTGCGTCAAGCTGGAGCAGCCAATCAACTGTTCTTAGCCTTAGATTTTAGTGATTTTGAACTGGAAAATATGCCCGAGTCGATCTGTTTGTATTGTGATAATCCTACTTATGATCATCTTGAGTTTGTCTATAGGTTATTGCCATTTACAACAATAACGGCAAAAGAAAACCTCCTGCATATTGCTGAAGGACGAACATATGCAAGCCAAAAATATCAAATAGGTCACAATGCTGCATTTGATGGATATTCAATGGAAAGGAGGGTACAGGAAAATATTAAAACATTTTATGCTGCTAAGTTTATTGAAGTCAGCGGTTTCAAGAGAAAAATAGAAAAATTAGAACTTGGTACCCTGCCCTATGAGGTTGCTTTTTCTGCTGAAGATGAGCCCTTGGAAATTCGGTTGAAGAACAAGCGTTTGTTCTGGCTTAAGCTTGATTTTCCCCCGCAGTATTCACAAGAGATAATCGCCGGTTTCTCCTTTCATCTAAACGCCTTTCCGGTGTATAATAGGGGTTGGAAATCAAGTGAATCGAATTTGGACATCATGGAAAATACCATTCCCTTAGTTACAAAAGTAGGAGAGGAGTTTCTATATACACAACAAGTGATGGACAGTCATGCTAGAGTGTATAATGAAATTCCCTTCTCAGAACACAATAGCTTAAAACAAGGTCTATATACCGTTCGAAAGGGTGGAATGGAACGCTTCAGTGAGCGCAATGCCATTGATATGATTTCATACGTGATCGAGTTAACGCGGGATGAAGTTTCTGCTTTTGGAATTCTCGAACGTGATAAAGTCATTGAGGCCCTCCAAAAGATGGTTCAGCAAATGCAAACGCTGGATCAAAAGGTAAAAACAGTAAATGCCAATGTTGCAAGTGACGTGCATTATGTTATCGCGGAACCTATGGATGAAACCGATGCCATCAAAGCCTCATATTGGATTACGCATTGCGCTTTAGCTAATAATATTAGAAAGGGAACCCAGCTCACACAACAAGACAAAGTCTATACCAATGTGAACCGGCATATTGTCTTGCTGAGTACTTCTCAAGGAGGCGAAAGAGAAAAGGAGGGAACAGATGCTATCCAGGCTTATAAATATGCTCTAACTACAAGAGATAAGATTATTTCAAAAGAAGATATCAGAAACTATTGCAAATTGGTATTACAAGAACATTGTAAAGAGGTGCGCATCTCAAAGGGAATTCAGGTTAGCGATAAACCCAAAGAAGGCTTTTCTAGAACAGTAAATATTGAGATTGTGGTAGATAATTACGAAACATTAAGCAGTCATAATTGGATTGATTACGCTCGTAATTTTAAACGGCAATTAAGCAATAAATCAATAGACGGCATTGACTATATCGTACAATTTAGAGGACAAGATTTGAACGAAGACGAATAA
- the tssD gene encoding type VI secretion system tube protein TssD, with protein MAENNSRAVLKFNGGDAQKVLNLKYGVSRSVDVSGRVASDPSNALITITVEATDKSDVLESLLNGKYKPTTGEIIFNKSHEEGTLITLKWSNGYVVQHSVDFDAINTNAMYITFVVSAEKIDYGNSVYQGSWPSA; from the coding sequence ATGGCAGAAAACAATTCAAGAGCCGTTTTAAAATTTAATGGCGGTGATGCGCAGAAGGTATTAAACCTTAAGTATGGTGTATCTCGTTCAGTAGATGTTTCAGGTCGTGTCGCATCAGATCCTTCTAATGCGCTTATTACTATCACGGTAGAGGCAACTGATAAATCAGATGTCTTAGAAAGTTTACTGAATGGTAAGTATAAACCAACAACGGGTGAAATTATCTTCAATAAATCTCATGAGGAAGGAACCTTGATCACATTGAAATGGTCCAATGGGTATGTTGTTCAACATAGTGTTGATTTTGATGCAATTAATACAAATGCGATGTATATCACATTTGTGGTTAGTGCAGAGAAGATTGACTATGGAAACTCCGTTTATCAAGGCTCTTGGCCAAGCGCTTAA